The following coding sequences are from one Gossypium raimondii isolate GPD5lz chromosome 4, ASM2569854v1, whole genome shotgun sequence window:
- the LOC105766578 gene encoding uncharacterized protein LOC105766578: protein MEMIQYNRFTAHLLLLSLILVVPLAVATDVQYCDKQGEYDVKVQGVEISPNPIARGQPATFSIAATTGAAIDGGKLVIEVAYFGWHIHSEIHDLCDETSCPVSTGDFVVSHSQVLPGYTPPGPYSLKMKMFDANKRELTCIGFDFSIGFASSVADS, encoded by the exons ATGGAGATGATCCAGTACAACCGGTTCACCGCACACCTCTTGCTCCTCTCGTTGATTCTAGTTGTTCCCTTGGCAGTCGCCACCGACGTTCAGTATTGTG ATAAGCAAGGTGAGTATGATGTAAAGGTTCAAGGTGTTGAAATTTCGCCTAACCCGATCGCCAGGGGTCAGCCTGCTACCTTCAGTATCGCAGCAACAACAG GTGCAGCTATCGATGGGGGGAAACTGGTGATCGAGGTTGCGTATTTTGGATGGCACATTCACAGTGAGATTCATGACCTTTGTGATGAGACATCTTGCCCTGTGTCAACTGGTGATTTTGTGGTTTCTCACTCACAAGTTTTGCCCGGATATACTCCTCCT GGCCCGTACTCTCTGAAAATGAAGATGTTCGATGCAAACAAACGTGAGTTGACATGCATCGGATTTGATTTTAGCATCGGGTTTGCATCATCTGTGGCTGATAGTTAA